TGCTCAAGGCACTTGAGGAAGTGGCGATGGCACCCAACGCGATGATGGCCGCCGAAATGGCTGTGATCCGCCTGACCCATGTGGCGGACCTGCCCACACCCGACGACCTGGTGCGCAAGCTGCAAGACACAACTCCGCCCCCGTCCGGTGGCGGCGGCCGCCCCGCGCCAAGCGCCGGGCAATCCACCGAGGCGCGCAGCCAGACGCCGGCACCCACCCACTCCGGCCCATCCGGCCCCTCTGCCCATAGCGCCCAAACCGCAGTTGCCATCGCCACCGATGACAGCCTCGCGCGGTTTGCGACGTTTGAAAGTGTGGTTGCCCTGATCCGCAGACACCGCGACGCGAAACTGCTGGTCGACGTCGAAAGCGGCGTCAAACTTGTCAGCTATGCGCCCGGGCGGATCGAATTTGAACAGGCGCCCGATGCCGCCCCCGATCTGGCCCAGCGCCTTGGCGCGCGCTTGCAGGCCTTTACGGGCAATCGCTGGGCCGTCAGCGTGACCGGCAGTGGCGGCGCACCCACCATCGCCGAACTGCGCGACAAGGCCGATGTCGACCTGCGTGAAAAGGCCGAAAAGCACCCGCTGGTGCAGGCCGTCCTGATGCAGTTCCCGACCGCGCAGATTACCGAAATCCGCTCACCAAAGGAGCTTGAGACCGAAGCCGCCGAGGACGCCCTCCCCGAGGTCGACGAGGAATGGGATCCCTTCGAGGACAGCTAGCGCCCCTTGTCGCGCGCCCGGACAGACCGTATCTCATTACAAACGCACATTTTCAGGAGACGAGCAGATGTTCAAAGGTTTAGGCCAAATGGGCGACATGGCCAAAATGATGAAAAAAGCGCAGGAAATGCAGGGCAAGATGGCCGAACTGCAGGAAGAAATGCACAACATCCTGGTCACAGGCGAAAGCGGCGCAGGGTTGGTCAAGGCCACAGCCAGCGCCAAGGGCGAACTCAAGGCGCTCGATATCGACCCGTCGATCTTCAAGGCGGATGACAAGGAAGTCGTCGAAGACCTGATCCTGGCGGCAATCAAGGATGCGCAGCAAAAGGCATCAGACCGCGCACAGTCAGAAATGGCGAAATTGACCGAAGGCATGGGCCTGCCCGCCGACATGAAACTTCCGTTCTAGCTTGAACGCAAGTCCTTCAAATTGGTGTGGTGCAGGGAAAGGCAACCCCTTTGACGGGCCGCGCCAAGACGTTATGAAGCGGTGACATACCCATGACCCAAGGCACCCAAGACATCGACGACCTGATCGCCTTGATGGCGAAACTGCCCGGGCTTGGGCCGCGTTCGGCGCGGCGCGCGGTGCTGCACCTGATCAAGAAACGCGGGCGGCTTCTGACGCCCCTTGCCGAATCCATGCAAAAAGTCGGCGCCACGGCACGCGAATGCCTGAACTGCGGCAATATCGGCACCGGCGATATCTGCAATATCTGCACAAGCGAAAAACGTGCAACAGGGCAGATTTGCGTGGTCGAAGATGTCGCCGACCTTTGGGCGATGGAACGGGCGGCTGTGTTCAAAGGCCGCTATCACGTGCTGGGCGGCACACTGTCGGCCCTTGATGATATCGGCCCCGAAGAGTTGCGCATCCCAAAACTGCGCGACAGGATCGCCAGCGAAAACATCACCGAGGTGATCCTTGCACTTGGGGCGACCATCGACGGGCAAACCACCGCCCATTACATCGCTGATAACCTGCCAGGCGTCTCCGTGACATCACTCGCGCAGGGCGTGCCGGTTGGCGGCGAACTCGACTACCTCGACGAGGGCACGATCACCGCCGCCCTGAACGCACGCAAGGCACTTTAGCCCGCGACCCCGTCGCACGGCAGGTCCGGTATCTCGGGAATCACGGCCCAGCCCATTTCGTCACCGCGATCCAGATCAACAAAGGTCCAGCCGTCGACCGGAATGAACCGATATTGAATATCGTCACCTGCGCGCAGCACACCGCTGACCGGCGCGTCCTGGTGGCGCCCGGTGTGAAGCGCGATCTCGGGGCCACGATAGCCGATACAGGACCTCTCGAAACCAATGGCCACGGGCAGATCAATCATCCGCATCCTCGCCGCAATATTTGGGATGCGCAGGCTTGTGCGCGTGGTGTCCATAGCACAGGCCCACTTGGCTTCCATCTCGCGCACCTGAGCGACGATCCCAGCTTCTGAGGGATCAGGCTCCGCCCCCGTCACCGTGCAGTCGGAGTTATCAAAAATCGCCTGGCCTAGCGGGGATTGAAAACAGTTTCCGGCGTGATCAAACACGAGATTGCGGGTGAACCACAGCTCGTCGCAAATTTCGACAGCCTGCACCGCGCCACCCCAGATCACCAAGAAAATGACAGCAGAAACGCGCCTGACCACCCCTTCTTCTGTTCAAAACCACTCCCGCCGGAGGCGCCGACCCTACCACATGTCTGCCGCCCGATCACTTGGGCACAACCGCGCAGCGCACCAATCAACAAAAACGACAAAGCCCCGCGGCCATCGGCTGCGGGGCTTTTCAATCTGGTCGGACCAACAATGTGGCGCGATTACTGTGCAGTCAGTTTGAACCCCAACGCCTGATCCCAGTGCACAAAGGTCCCTGTGCAAATGAATCCATTCTTGGAGTAGCTGCGCATGCCATGCCGGAATTCGTTGAACGCGTTGTTATAGTCTTCCCGCTCGCGGAACTGGGGCATGATCCGATTCAGCAAAACGAACACAGATTTGCGGCTGATCCGGCAGAATTCGTCGATCAGGACCATCCAGTCCTTGGGATGGCAGTAGTGTTCGATCGCCTGAAAGCACATGACCATGTCATAGCTTTTGTCCGCAAACGGATAGGGCGCGTGCCCGGCATCAAAGACGGTCATCGGCAAGTCAATGCTTTCGACAACGTGGCGATAGGGCCAATCCGGTTTTTCGGGGTCAATTGCGTTGCCACGATCATCATATTCGCGTTCAAAGTCGGGATCATTCAGCGCCCGAAACTGGGACATCGCCGCGCCGTCCTTGGACCAGGCCATATTTGCATAATCGGTGCCCATCACGTTGTGGCCGTAGTGGCGCAGGATTTCCAGCATGGCACCGTGGGCCGTTGAAAGTTCAAGCACATCTTGCGGCTGCGAGATCAGCAATTCGGGCATATAAAGCTGAATGCGGTTCCAGCACCGTTCGATATTGCGCCCGCGTTTGGCGTATTTTTGCTGCATCGTCGCGCTGCGGCGCTGCCCTTCGGTGTCAAGCGGGTAGTCCGCCATCAGTTCAGCGGGCGGGGTCTCACCGAACAGGTCGATCGTATCGGCCTTGATCCGTTCCTGTTTGATTAATTTGCGGACCGCGGGGTCCTTGAAGGTTCTCACGTCATGCAACACTGCTCTGCTCCTCAATCGCGATCATTCCGACTTCTCAGGAACGAGAAAAGTCCATCCATGTGGCGCGAAAATGGCTGCGATTTGATTAATTACGGCAGAACTAGATTGTTTCTATGATCGCTACAAAAAACCCCAGCACTAGGCTGGGGTTTCTGTATCGCAAACAACGCGGCAGTCTTATGCGTCGTCGTCATCGTCGTCATCATCGGGCAGGTTAAAGAACGTGTCTTTATCTGGTACGGATGTATCTTCTACATCTTCATCCACGTCCGTAGACAATGTGAACGTCTCAAGCCCCGCAATCGCGCTTGGCATCTTCGGTTCGTCTGGCATCCCAAGGCTCTGCTCGGTGCTGACCAGCTTGCGGCGCTCGTCGTCAGACATCACGCCGCCCTCTTTTGCCTTCTTGGCGTTGGCCTTTTGCACAGCCGCGTCCAGTTCGGACTGCTTGCAAAGGCCCAGCGCAACCGGATCAATCGGGTCGATGTTGTTGATGTTCCAGTGGGTGCGTTCGCGGATCGCCTGAATGGTCGGCTTGGTCGTGCCCACCAGTTTTGAGACCTGCGCATCGGACAATTCAGGGTGAAACTTCACCAGCCAATAGATCGAGGCAGGGCGATCCTGACGCTTGGACAGTGGCGTATAGCGCGGGCCACGGCGCTTTTCCTCACCATCGGCGGCGGGGTTGTGCACCAGCTTGAGCTTGTGCAGCGGATCAGCCTCGGCCTTGTCGATTTCGTCTTGCGTCAGTTGCTTGTTAGCAATCGGGTCAAACCCTTTGACGCCCATTGCCACATCGCCATCGGCAATGCCCTGCACTTCCAATTCGTGAAAGCCACAAAAATCGGCGATCTGTTTGAAAGTCAGCGTGGTGTTGTCGCAGAGCCAAACAGCGGTGGCTTTCGCCATGATCGGTTTATCAGACATCTCGGTCTCCTATACACATGCCTTCCCCGCGCCCTTAATCGGGCAGACCGCTTGGGCCGGGTTCTCATTGTCGGGGAACTTGCGTGCTATATAGTCGCGCTGACCCAAAGTGAAAAGATCAAAATGTTACGCTTTCTTTTACCGCTGCTGTTATCCGCCACCCTTGCCCGCGCCGAAGGCACAGCCGGCGAATTTGACTATTACGTCATGTCCCTGTCGTGGTCGCCCAACTGGTGCGCCTTGGAAGGGGATGCGCGCAATTCACCACAATGCGAGGACGGGGCCGATTTTGGCTGGGTGCTGCACGGGCTCTGGCCGCAATATGAACGCGGCTGGCCCGATTATTGCCCGACCGTGCGGCGCAACCCGTCACGGGCCGATACGGCGGCGCAGGCATCGCTATTTGGATCAAGCGGATCGGCATGGTATCAATGGAACAAGCATGGCCGTTGTTCGGGGCTGTCAGCCGACGATTACTACGCCCTCGCCCGCATCGCGTATGACCGGATCACCCGCCCCGCCGTTTTGCGCGACCTTGACCGTGCAGTGACCCTGCCTGCCGCGCTGATCGAACAGGCCTTCTTGCGCGATAATCCGCAGCTGACCGCCGACATGATCACGATCACCTGTCGGTCTGGGCGAATCCAAGAGGTCCGCATCTGCCTGACCCGCGATCTGGACCCGCGCACCTGTGGGGCTGATGTAATCCGCGATTGCACGCTCGACGACGCTCTGTTTGATCCGCTGCGTTAAAAGAACGGCTGCCGGGCGGACAAAGCCGCCATTTCGTACATCGCGCCGGACGGCGGCTTTGCGCGCGTGGTCACGTGTTGGAGATCCTCTCAGGCCTTATTCGTGACTCTTTGCGACCAAGAACGGTAAACGCAGTTTCTTACTGCATTTCGAACAATTCTTGGAGCATGTGGAGGCCGATTACCTCAGCGTGCTGCACCTTTTGGCCCAGTCCGTCTGATGTATTCGAGAAACTTTTGCACCTTCTCCGTCCTGTGAAGGTCCACGTGGGTCACGACCCAGATCGGGGCCGACCAGTCTTGCGATGGCGGAGATATTTCCACGAGGTTCGGATCGCCAGACGCGTCATGCTCGGCAAGAAAACCGACGCCAATACCATCTCTGATGGCAGCATTTACGACCTGTTGGTCAGTCGTTTTGAGCGCGATATTTTCGGCCCCGACATGCTCCAGTACCCACCCGGCAAAAGGCAACCGGGATGGCTGTTCGCAGGAACCGACAAAACCGTGCCGCGTCAGTTCGTCCAAGGTGGGGTGCCCATGCCGACCGATGTAGCCGCGGCTGGCGTAAAGGCCGAAACGAATGTGCCTGAAGAGAGTGACGACATAGTCAGGGGTGTCGGGCTTTGGCCCGGCGCGAAACGCGACATGGGCCTCGCCATGTTCCAGTCGGGCAAGGTCGGCGATGGCCGCGTATTCCAGCTTGGTTTGCGGATGCGCCGAATGAAAATCGCGCAACGCCGATGTGACAAGTGGCGCGATGCCGGACAGCGCGGTCACGATAAGATTACCCGATAACGTCGCCGAACGCCCGCGGTTGCGCCCAGCCAGATCGGTAAACATTTCATCGGCGCGACCGGCAACTTCCAACATTTCCTGGCCGCTCTCTGTCAAGGTATAGCCCCGCGCGTGCCGTTGAAAAAGCTTCGTCTGGAACTCTGTCTCCAGCGTGTCGATGTGACGATTGACGGTCGCGCGATGCACGCCGAGGGCATCTGCCGCGGCACTGACGGTCCCGTGCCGGGCAAGCATGAGCGCGGTTCTGAGTTCAGTCCAATGCTGCATCCCTTATGACTATCAGGCTTAGGATGTCGCATCAACGCGCATAAGGTGCGTTTTTTGATGTCTGGTGCGCGATTTGATTTGCTGAGATTTATTTGGTCAAACAGCAAGACATGAACATTGAGAGGACAAACCATGAAATATGTTTCGATCGGCCTTCGCGCCCTTTTGACACTCGCATTCGTTGCCGCCGGCGGAGCCAAGCTCGTCGGCGTCGAGATGATGGTCGCGACCTATGACACGATCGGCCTGGGCCAATGGTTCCGGTACCTGACGGGTATCGTGGAAATCGTCGGCGCCGTGTTGCTTTGGATGCCAAACCGCCAAGTCTTAGGGGCGGCGTTGCTTGGGGCCACAATGGTCGGCGCGGTACTGGCCCATTGGTTCGTCGTTGGACCCTCGGCCCTCCCGGCCACCGTTCTTGGTCTGCTATCGGCTGCGGTTCTATTCATCTACCGGGCCCAAATTCCGGCCTACGTTGGTCGCGCCTGACCGATTGCATTCAGATCACGAAGCCCCAATCAGGGTCAGATAGAAAGGATCAAACCGATGAAGATACTGGCTTTCGCGGCCACAAACAGCCGCAAGTCCATCAACCGCACGCTGGTCGAACACGCCGCCGATCAACTGAAGTCCGATATGTTGCCGGGCGCCGAGATCGAGTTTCTGGACCTCAACGATTTTGAGATGCCTCTTTATTCGATCGACCGTGAGACCGAGGGCGGCATTCCGTCCGAGGCGCAGGCTTTCTTTGACAAGGTCGGTAGGGCGGACGCGGTGCTGGTATCCTTTGCCGAGCATAACGGCTCTATCACGGCTGCATGGAAGAACATCTTTGACTGGATGAGCCGGATCGAAATGAAGCTATGGCAGGGCAAGCCGGTGGTGATGCTGGCCGCGACGCCAGGCCCGCGCGCGGGCGCTGGCGTGCTTGGTGGTCAAGAGATGATAGCGCCGTTCTTTGGCGCGGACGTTCGGGGCAAACTTGGCATCGGAAAATGGGCCGAGGCCTGGGATGGCGAGACCCGCACGTTGAACCGCCCGGAAGACAAAGAGGCGCTGCGCAACGCGCTTGACGGCCTCGTCCTGGAAACCGTTTAAGAGGAGGCCCCGATATGGCGATTGATCGCAAACGGCTCGCCATTGTTGGCGGCGGTTATCTTGGGTCAGATTTGGCCAAATCACTGGAGCGGGACATGGATGTCACGCTGATCGAGCGGGCCAGCCATTTTACCCACGCCCCCGCCATGATCCGCGCGATGGTTGACCCGGCGCTGCTGGATCAGGCGCTGATCCCCTATGACGATTTGCTGTCGCGCGGCCGTGTGGTGCAGGGCGAAGCGGCCTCGGTGGACGGCGGTGGTGTCACGTTGACGGATGGGCAGCGAGTAGACGCCGATTATGTCGTTATGGCCACCGGATCGGCTAACCTCGCGCCATTCCGGACGGCCTCGGGCAACATAGCAGAACTGCGCGCCAACAACGACCGCTGGCACAATGCGCTGACGGCTGCCAAAACCGTGCTAATCATCGGCGCGGGCGCGGTCGGCACCGAACTGGCGGGTGAGATCGCCCATGCGCACCCAGACAAGACGGTCACGCTCGTGTCCAGCGATACGACGCTATTCCCGCAAACGCCCGGAAAACTGGGCAAGTCACTTTACCGCAAGCTGATGCGGATGGATGTGGAAGTAATCCTTGGCGCGCGGGCCGATACCTTGCCAGGGCGTGATGCACCGGAGGGCGGCCGCGTGACGCTTTCGACCGGGCAGACCATCGAGGCTGACCTCGTGATCCCCGCCGTCGGGTCCAGTGCGCTTGCCGGGCTTGCCGAAACCCTGCCGGGGGCCGAGCTGGACGTGGTGCACCGAGTGAAAGTGGACGAATGGCTGCGCCCGTCGGACCTGCCCAACGTCTTTGCCGCCGGAGATATGGCAGCCACCGGCGACGGCATGACCATCGTTGGGATTTCACGCCAGAAACCGTGGCTGGAAAAGACGCTCAAGGCGCTTTCGTCCGGCAAACGTATCGAGGAGGTCAAGCCTTACGCGCCTTGGGGTGAAAAAGCCCCGATCCTTGTCCCGCTGGGGCCGCGTCGCGGCAGCGCCTTCCTGATGGCCTTCACCGGCGGCGATTGGATAACCCGCATGATGAAGGGCCGCGACCTATTCCTTGCGAAATACCGCAAGCTGCTCGGTCAGGCCTGACCTGGCACCTCTCTGACGCGCATTGGAGTTTTCGAAAATGACACAAGCAAAATCTACCGCTCTGAAGATCGCCACCGTCCTTTGGGTGATCTGGGGCCTGGTTCACGCCTTCGCCGGTATCATAGTGCTGACTTCCGACGCCTCGTCCGGCTTTGCCGCCATCGCCGACGCTATCGACGCCGAGGCGCTGAAGGCCGAGTATCACGCCGCCGTCGGGGGCATCCTGAACCAGCACGGATGGAACCTCTTGTGGTTTGGCGTCGCGACGATCATTGGCGGGTTGCTGATCTGGCGCGGCAACATGACGGCGATCTGGGTGACCGGCATGGTCGGCGGTCTGGCCGACCTTGGCTACCTGCTGTTCGTGGACTTCCCCGGATACGTCAATTTCTTCCCCGGCACCTTGATGACCTTTATCTCCGGCTCGGCCGTCTTGCTCAGCTTCTGGGTCTGGTTGTCAAACCGCAACGCCTGAACTGTCCTCAGCCCCAACGAAAGGCCAAAGCCATGACCGACCTCGCGAAAATCATCCCGGCCCAAGACGGTCCGTTGATCGTCGAAAACCCGCCCAACCTGAAGGGCTCTGTTGAGGCGGACCTGACCGGCAAGCCCAAGGTCGCGCTGTGTCGTTGCGGCGCGTCCGCCAACAAGCCGTTCTGCGACGGAACCCATACAAAGGTCGGGTTCACCAGCGCGCCGGATCGCAGCCGCCTGCGCAACACGCCGGTGAATTACACCGGCCAAGTGAACGGCGTAGAAGTCACGGTCAGCTACACACCCGTTCTTTGCACCCACGCCGCGCAATGCCAGGCCCGTGCCGTGGCCGTGTTCAACCCAAAGCAAAAGCCGTGGATCCAGCCCGAAAACGGCACGCTTGACGCGATTATAGATGTGATGGCGGCCTGTCCCTCGGGCGCACTGCGCGTCTCGGTCGGGGATCAGCCCGCCCAACATATGACAACCGGGGATGTCGGCATCGCCGTTGAAAAGAACGGCCCCTATCACGTCACGAACGTGGCGCTCGAGGCCGAGTTCAACGGCGCGGGCGCATCGCGGGCCAAATACTCGCTCTGCCGCTGCGGGTTGTCGAAGAACAAACCGTTCTGCGACGGGTCCCACCATGATGCGAAATGGTCCGATGACAGCGCAAAACCCGACTGACGAAGCGGCCTTTGGCGTCGTGTGCGGGTCGATCACCGCCGTGGTCTTTCAGATGGCCATTCATCACCCGAGCGAGGCGCCCGGATCGCGTTGCGTTTGGGTAGAAACATCCCAGGAACTATGGTCGGGGCTGGAATAACCGGGGGCCTCGGGCTGGCCATCAGCCTCGTGAAATATGCAGCCCGTTAAAGACGGGTCACCATCTGAAAGGGCATGACATGATACGCTTGTTTCAAATCATATTGGTCAGATCAAATGCTGTCCCCTTGCTGACCGGCCGTCTGGCGACTTTCGCCGGCGCGGCGCACTTTGTGCCCGCCGAATAGATCGCCACGGATTTCGACGCGCAAATCCGTATTTATGGTATCTGGTTTAAAGGGGTATTTTGGCTAAGCCTCTGGATGGCCTTCAACATCAAGACGTTTGGCCCAGTCTTACAGATCGTATTTTCAGTCATGGCGATTGCGGGCGTTCTGCGCATTTACACGATTGTCACTGCGGGCGAGTTCCCGACAACCACTCTTGTCGGCGCAGTCGTGGAGATTGCGACGCAGCTTTTCATCCCGTGGCATCGGTATGTTTTGAAGCAAGAACTCCCTGAACAGAAAGCCGGCGGGGTGCTGATGCTGCAGGGCGACACACCCAAACAGATCGAATACTGAACCGACGGCCCGCCTGTGTCAGCGTTTCTTTACACCCGTGACATGCTGGCCGATCGGTTTGCCGATTGAGATATCCTTCGCCTTGAAGACTACGGCGCTGACCTGCACGAAGGCCCGGGCCATTCCGGCAAATCGGCACTCATTGACCTGATCGCAAGTCGGCCTCAGCTATAGGTTGGTGTCGGACCGCGTTGAGGTCTCAGCTTTGGCGGCGTGCCTATCGAGGTATCGAAAAGCTGGATAAGCATCCCCCTTATCAAGCATACATTCATTGCGCAGCATCCGACGCTGTGGGCTCGCATTTGCGATTACGTGCAGCCACCCCATCTTTTCAGACCTGCAACACAATTTTCCCGATATGCGAACTGCTTTCCATGCGCATGTGGGCGGCGCAGGCATCGGCGAGGGCAAATTCCTGATCCAGGACAGGCGCGATTTTGCCCGCCGTCAACATCGGCCAAACCTTTTGGCGCAATTGCCGGGCAATCTCTGCCTTGGCCAGATCGGACTGCGGGCGCAGAGTTGATCCAGTGATCGTCTGCCGCTTCATCATCATCGGTGCGAAATTCACTTCGGCCTTGGGACCTTGCAGAAAGGCGATCTGCACCAACCGCCCGTCGTCGGCCAGTGACCGCAGGTTACGCGCGATATAGTCACCCCCGACCATATCAAGGATCACATCAGCCCCGCCCACGCCCTTTATCACATCAACGAAATCCACCTCACGGTAGTTAATCGCCACTTCGGCCCCAAGTGCGAGGCAGGCCGCGCATTTCTCGTCCGATCCGGCGGTCGTGAACACCCGCGCACCAAAGGCCCGCGCCAGCTGGATTGCCGTGGTGCCGATCCCGCTTGAGCCGCCATGCACAAGGAAGCTTTCGCCCGCCCGCAACCCAGCGCGCATGAACACATTGGACCAGACGGTAAAAAACGTCTCGGGCAGGCAGGCGGCCGCGCGCATCCCCATGCCCCCCGGCACGGGCAGGCAATGCGCAGCCGGTGTGGCGACAAATTCCGCATACCCCCGCCGGGCAGCAAGGCGCAAACCTCATCACCCAGGGCCCATTCGGTCACGCCATCACCAAGGCTCACAACCTCGCCCGAACACTCCAGACCGGGCAAATCACTCGCCCCGTTTGGCGGCGCATAAAGGCCGGCGCGCTGCAAGGCATCAGGGCGATTTACGCCAGCATAGGCCACTTTGATCACAACCTGACCGTGGCCCGCCACGGGCATGGAGCGGTCAGCAATCTGCAAGACATCAGGGCCGCCAGCGGTGGTAATTTCAACAGCGCGCATCGTCTTAGTCATGGGGAGTCCAGTGGCCGGGCAAATCATCGCGGGCGGCACCCTGCGGCGCTTTGACATGGCCAAACAGCTGTCCCAACGGCCCCAGAACAGGCCGCAACAACGGGTTCTCGCGCGCTTGTGCCTTGGCCTTTTCAAACTGCATCACGTTTTCGATGCGCCGGTCGATGAATTCGTCAGTAGCCAGCGCGTCAAAGCTTTGATCACCCAACCAGAACAGCACAACAGACCCGTAAACCGCCGACAGGGTCGCGCGTTTTGTATACCAGTTGATGTCGCGCGATGTGTCACCCAGCGCGGTCCAGATCGCATCCGCCGTGCCCCAGATCAGGCCCGCGCCCGTGGGGGCCAAATGTGGCAGGGCAAACAGCGAGGTGCCACGGCGCACGACCTCCTTGTCGCCCGCAACCTCGAGGCGCAAGCGAATCGCGGTGGCCACCTTGTCGCGGAAACGCATGTTGGCCAGATCGGTCTGGGCTAGGCGCGCGACCATCGCCCGGTCGCCGTCCTCGTGATATAGAACCGCCAGATCCACCGCGCCGCGCGGACAGGCCGCACGCGCCGCCCCCGCATCAACACCCGATTCGGCTACCGCCGCGTCAAACGCCGCCTGCGACCACCCATCAAAGGGCACATGCGGCACGATCGCCTGCAAAAGCACGGATTTGACGGGATCAGGCGCGGGGGTTGGCATGGCGTTCTCCTTGATTGTGGCCAGTGTAGACAAGACGCCGAGCCTTTGCTATACGGCGGCTTCCTGCAAATCCTTGCAAATCCAACTTAGAAAGGTGGTGAAAACCACATGCAGGTTAGTGTTCGTGACAACAATGTCGATCAGGCGCTTCGTGCTCTGAAGAAAAAGCTCCAGCGTGAAGGTGTCTTTCGCGAAATGAAGCTCAAGCAGCATTTCGAGAAGCCCTCCGAGAAAAAGGCGCGCGAGAAGGCCGAGGCCATCCGCCGTCAGCGCAAGCTGGCTCGGAAGAAAGCACAGCGTGAGGGGATGCTCTAAGCAACCTCTGGCACTGAAGAATTAAGGAAACCCCGTGCTTTATAGCGCGGGGTTTTTCGTTAGGTGCAGCACGGTTCGACTGATAGCCTAACGGAAAAAAGAGGATCCCATGGCTCTACTCGCAACACTGCTGATTGCTCTCATCGCACTCCTGCATGTCTATATTATGTGGTTTGAGATGTTCGCATGGGAAAGCCGCGGCCCCAAAGTCTTTGCCAGCCTCGGCAAAGACTTGTTCCCGAAGACCAAAGCCATGGCGGCCAATCAGGGACTTTACAACGGGTTCCTCGCAGCGGGCCTGATCTGGTC
This portion of the Octadecabacter sp. SW4 genome encodes:
- a CDS encoding COQ9 family protein — protein: MPTPAPDPVKSVLLQAIVPHVPFDGWSQAAFDAAVAESGVDAGAARAACPRGAVDLAVLYHEDGDRAMVARLAQTDLANMRFRDKVATAIRLRLEVAGDKEVVRRGTSLFALPHLAPTGAGLIWGTADAIWTALGDTSRDINWYTKRATLSAVYGSVVLFWLGDQSFDALATDEFIDRRIENVMQFEKAKAQARENPLLRPVLGPLGQLFGHVKAPQGAARDDLPGHWTPHD
- the rpsU gene encoding 30S ribosomal protein S21 yields the protein MQVSVRDNNVDQALRALKKKLQREGVFREMKLKQHFEKPSEKKAREKAEAIRRQRKLARKKAQREGML
- a CDS encoding DUF1304 domain-containing protein encodes the protein MALLATLLIALIALLHVYIMWFEMFAWESRGPKVFASLGKDLFPKTKAMAANQGLYNGFLAAGLIWSLVIADSAWSQNVALFFLACVFVAGVYGAATVSKRIIYVQSVPSGLAILALLLS